One genomic region from Rhizomicrobium palustre encodes:
- a CDS encoding lysozyme inhibitor LprI family protein: protein MRHSLWASMLFCGVALAGVEQNVDVLKTIGHDLHNSADLTAKKPAPGESDDDRLNEALYAGDFAKAKAILSAMLAGGGKKPFFADETMATIDRCIAAGKTLVVPAELKAIAADPRNSKNFSADDTVTAAVALANGWGVAKDRKRATALICHSQELTIAEFEGMTKFLTEKTSGNFLFCDHVTSGLHAGACEGFTQDNLKAERDRKLAQLTDTYTSEQKSAFAALRKAAQSYFEAHAGDEQDMSGTLRGAFYTGELGAMDEALSNYVNKFENHQLPPADDFAAADAKLNALYRKVMKETDWSDQGSVTADGVRGVQRRWIKYRDAWAVFGPLRYPGTTADQWKAWATRQRVKQLEAGFAPFGAENR, encoded by the coding sequence ATGCGGCATAGTCTATGGGCGAGCATGCTCTTCTGCGGGGTAGCGCTGGCAGGCGTCGAACAAAATGTCGATGTTCTCAAAACCATCGGCCATGATCTGCACAACAGCGCCGACCTCACCGCAAAAAAACCAGCCCCCGGCGAGAGCGATGACGACCGGTTGAACGAGGCGCTCTATGCGGGCGATTTCGCCAAGGCCAAAGCGATCCTCTCCGCGATGCTGGCGGGCGGAGGCAAAAAGCCCTTCTTTGCGGACGAGACTATGGCCACCATCGATCGCTGTATCGCGGCCGGCAAGACCTTAGTTGTTCCCGCTGAACTCAAAGCTATCGCTGCCGATCCGCGCAACTCCAAAAATTTCTCAGCCGATGACACAGTGACGGCTGCGGTGGCGCTCGCCAATGGCTGGGGCGTTGCCAAAGACCGTAAGCGCGCCACAGCGCTTATCTGTCATTCCCAGGAACTCACCATCGCCGAGTTTGAGGGCATGACGAAATTCCTTACGGAAAAAACGAGCGGGAATTTCCTCTTCTGCGACCATGTCACCAGCGGCCTGCATGCCGGAGCGTGCGAAGGCTTCACGCAAGACAACCTCAAAGCGGAGCGTGACCGCAAGCTAGCCCAGCTGACAGACACCTACACATCGGAGCAAAAGTCAGCGTTTGCGGCATTGCGGAAAGCAGCACAGAGCTATTTCGAGGCCCATGCCGGCGATGAGCAGGATATGTCCGGCACTTTGCGCGGCGCCTTCTATACGGGGGAATTGGGCGCGATGGATGAAGCTCTTTCCAACTATGTAAATAAGTTCGAAAATCACCAGCTTCCGCCTGCGGATGATTTCGCCGCCGCAGATGCGAAGCTCAATGCCCTTTATCGCAAGGTGATGAAAGAGACCGATTGGAGCGATCAAGGTTCGGTGACGGCAGACGGCGTGCGCGGAGTGCAGCGGCGCTGGATCAAATACCGCGATGCCTGGGCGGTGTTCGGGCCTTTACGCTATCCAGGAACCACGGCGGATCAGTGGAAAGCCTGGGCCACACGTCAGCGC